Proteins from a genomic interval of Danio rerio strain Tuebingen ecotype United States chromosome 4, GRCz12tu, whole genome shotgun sequence:
- the LOC137491230 gene encoding uncharacterized protein, with amino-acid sequence MRIHTGEKPFTCTQCGKSFSQLSHLNQHMMIHTGEKPFTCIQCGKSFNKSSSLYRHMRIHTGEKPFTCTQCEKSFIQSSSLNEHMMSHTGRKPFICTLCGKSFSQSAYLIKHMKIHTGEKPFTCPQCGKSFMKLSHLNEHMRINTGEKPFTCPQCGKSFSCSSYLNKHMRIHTGEKLFTCSQCGKSFSQSSSLIKHMRIHTGEKPFTCPKCGKSFNQSSSLNKHMKIHTGVREYMCLECEKTFITAGDLKRHQRIHTGEKNVQVFTLQ; translated from the coding sequence atgaggatccacactggagagaaaccattcacatgcactcagtgtgggaagagttttagccaattATCGCACCTTAATCAACatatgatgatccacactggagagaaaccgttcacatgcattcagtgtgggaagagtttcaacaaaTCATCATCGCTTTacagacacatgaggatccacactggagaaaaaccattcacatgcactcagtgtgagaagagttttatccaatcatcatcccttaatgaacacatgatgagCCACACTGGAAGGAAACCATTCATATGCACactgtgtgggaagagtttcagccaatcagcataccttattaaacacatgaagatccacactggagagaaaccattcacatgccctcagtgtgggaagagtttcatgaagttatcacaccttaatgaacacatgaggatcaacactggtgagaaaccattcacatgccctcagtgtgggaagagtttcagctgctcatcataccttaataaacacatgaggatccacactggagagaaattattcacatgctctcagtgcgggaagagtttcagccaatcatcatcccttattaaacacatgaggatccatactggagagaaaccatttacatgccctaagtgtgggaagagtttcaaccaatcatcatcccttaataaacacatgaagattcacactggtgtgagagagtatatgtgcttggagtgtgagaagacttttattacagctggaGATTTGAAAaggcaccagaggattcacactggagaaaaaaacgtacaagtgttcacactgcagtaa